From Corynebacterium sp. BD556, the proteins below share one genomic window:
- a CDS encoding fumarylacetoacetate hydrolase family protein — MTNPAQLPVEPGKVIAVHVAFESRAAQRGRRPKAPSYFLKAASSLAPSGDIERPAGCDLLAFEGEIALIIGRKARRVTLEDAWSYVGWVTASNDFGIYDYKPQDKGSNTRSKSRDGYTPIGPNYIEAAQIDPAGLRLRTWVNGEIAQEDTSSPENMIFPLAQFVADLSQHMTLEPGDIILSGTPQGSTVVTDGDVVEVEVDHPATGATSGKLTTRVVEGPGNFDASLGLLPTTNDTLREDAYGSRNQAGLPASPYAISAQLRAKLMEAPTAGLSAELRSRGLNQVVIEGVYPQTPGTKMVGPARTLRFLPEREDLFATHGGGFNAQKRTFDAVEEGEVIVIEARQQSESGTLGDILALRALNRGAAGVVTDGKVRDYAAVKEIGLPVFTQGAHPAVLGRRHVPWDFDLAIACGNVAIVPGDIIVGDDDGVVVIPREMAEEVVDAALAKEREDEWVAEQVKNGHKLDGMFPPTGEMRQAYEKYAAEHGKQ, encoded by the coding sequence ATGACCAACCCCGCACAACTTCCCGTTGAACCCGGCAAAGTCATCGCCGTCCACGTGGCCTTTGAATCTCGTGCGGCCCAACGCGGCCGCCGCCCCAAGGCGCCGTCCTACTTCCTTAAAGCGGCCAGTTCCCTCGCCCCCTCCGGCGACATTGAAAGGCCCGCTGGGTGCGACCTGCTAGCTTTCGAAGGCGAAATCGCCCTCATCATCGGCCGCAAGGCCCGCCGGGTCACGCTGGAGGACGCCTGGTCTTACGTCGGCTGGGTCACCGCCTCCAACGATTTCGGCATCTACGACTACAAACCACAAGACAAAGGTTCCAACACGCGCTCGAAGTCCCGCGACGGCTACACCCCGATCGGCCCGAACTACATCGAAGCCGCCCAAATCGACCCCGCCGGCCTGCGCCTGCGCACCTGGGTCAACGGGGAGATCGCCCAAGAAGACACGTCCTCCCCCGAGAACATGATTTTCCCGCTTGCCCAGTTCGTCGCGGACCTTTCCCAACACATGACTCTTGAACCCGGCGACATTATTCTAAGCGGCACCCCGCAGGGTTCAACCGTGGTCACAGATGGAGACGTCGTCGAGGTGGAAGTGGACCATCCAGCCACCGGCGCGACCTCCGGCAAGCTAACTACCCGCGTCGTCGAGGGGCCCGGGAACTTCGACGCCTCCTTAGGTCTACTGCCAACCACAAACGATACCCTCCGGGAAGACGCTTATGGCTCCCGCAATCAAGCCGGCCTTCCCGCCAGCCCCTACGCCATCTCTGCGCAATTGCGTGCCAAGCTCATGGAAGCTCCCACCGCCGGGCTGTCCGCCGAGCTGCGCTCGCGGGGGCTCAACCAAGTAGTCATCGAGGGCGTGTACCCGCAGACTCCAGGCACCAAAATGGTCGGGCCCGCACGTACCTTACGCTTCCTCCCGGAGCGCGAAGACCTTTTCGCAACCCACGGTGGCGGCTTCAACGCCCAGAAACGGACCTTCGACGCTGTGGAAGAAGGCGAGGTGATCGTCATCGAGGCGCGCCAGCAGTCCGAGTCCGGAACATTAGGCGATATTTTGGCTCTGCGCGCGCTCAACCGCGGCGCCGCGGGTGTGGTCACCGACGGAAAAGTGCGGGATTACGCCGCCGTCAAGGAGATCGGGCTTCCTGTTTTCACCCAGGGCGCCCACCCGGCAGTGCTGGGGCGCCGCCACGTCCCGTGGGACTTCGACCTCGCCATCGCCTGCGGCAACGTCGCTATTGTCCCGGGCGACATCATCGTCGGCGACGACGACGGCGTGGTGGTTATCCCTCGCGAGATGGCAGAAGAAGTAGTCGATGCGGCACTGGCCAAGGAACGCGAGGACGAGTGGGTCGCCGAGCAAGTCAAAAACGGCCACAAACTTGATGGCATGTTCCCACCCACAGGCGAGATGAGACAAGCCTATGAAAAGTACGCCGCGGAGCACGGCAAGCAGTAG
- a CDS encoding 50S ribosomal protein L25/general stress protein Ctc: MAIEPQSIPAKKREEFGKGASRRLRRAGRIPGVLYESGVENYHFSVDRIEFTALVRSEGTNAVLELDLEGEKLLCMVKHVDQNMLTLDIDHVDLLGIKRGEKVVVEVPVVTEGEAHPDAVVLQEADVIEIEVDALAIPDELTVSIEGKQIGDQILASDIVLPAGAELTADPESLIVNITYFEEDAELEAAAAENEEGGAEGGATPDSAESDQKDDSAE; this comes from the coding sequence ATGGCTATTGAACCGCAAAGCATCCCGGCGAAAAAGCGCGAGGAGTTCGGCAAGGGCGCGTCCCGTCGTTTGCGCCGCGCAGGCCGGATCCCGGGTGTCCTCTACGAGTCCGGCGTTGAGAACTACCACTTCTCCGTCGACCGCATCGAGTTCACCGCGTTGGTGCGCAGCGAGGGCACCAACGCTGTTCTCGAGCTAGACCTTGAGGGCGAGAAGCTGCTGTGCATGGTCAAGCATGTCGACCAGAACATGCTGACCCTCGACATCGACCACGTTGACCTGCTGGGCATCAAGCGCGGCGAGAAGGTCGTCGTTGAGGTCCCGGTCGTCACTGAGGGCGAAGCCCACCCGGACGCTGTCGTCTTGCAGGAAGCGGACGTCATCGAAATCGAGGTGGATGCTCTGGCGATCCCGGACGAGCTCACCGTGTCCATCGAAGGCAAGCAGATCGGCGACCAGATCCTGGCCAGCGACATCGTACTGCCGGCCGGGGCAGAGCTCACCGCCGATCCGGAGTCGCTCATCGTCAACATAACCTACTTCGAGGAAGACGCCGAGCTTGAGGCCGCCGCCGCTGAAAATGAGGAGGGTGGCGCCGAGGGAGGGGCGACGCCGGATAGCGCTGAGTCCGATCAGAAGGACGACTCCGCGGAGTAA
- a CDS encoding fumarylacetoacetate hydrolase family protein, with protein sequence MRLITLRHHLSTVAARVVTDTTAVVIPGAADVGELLADPNWRQRAAAPGAEVAFSHADLAPLIPAPRKIICVGLNYAKHIEEMGHDKPEVPTLFIKFAEALIGARDDVEVPRFNAHTLDYEGELAVIIGAPARHVPRAEAHRFIAGYSIINDYTQRTFQKRTQQWHQGKSLEKTAGFGPWLDTQWQPGPQLSTYLNGKLVQQAPTDDLVFDPAALIEFISHLYPLAPGDVIATGTPDGVGHARNPQRYILSGDTVRVEIEGLGHIENTTRVY encoded by the coding sequence ATGCGACTGATTACTCTGCGTCATCATCTTTCCACCGTTGCGGCGCGCGTTGTCACCGACACCACCGCTGTCGTCATCCCTGGGGCCGCCGATGTCGGTGAGCTTCTCGCCGACCCGAACTGGCGGCAGCGCGCGGCAGCTCCAGGGGCGGAGGTCGCCTTTTCCCACGCGGATTTAGCCCCGCTTATTCCTGCGCCCCGCAAAATTATTTGTGTGGGGCTTAACTATGCGAAGCACATCGAAGAAATGGGACATGATAAGCCCGAGGTTCCCACGCTGTTCATTAAGTTCGCAGAAGCCCTCATCGGCGCCCGGGACGACGTGGAGGTGCCGCGTTTTAACGCCCACACCCTCGACTATGAAGGTGAGTTGGCTGTCATTATTGGCGCGCCTGCGCGTCATGTGCCACGCGCCGAAGCGCATCGCTTCATCGCGGGCTACAGCATCATCAACGATTACACGCAGCGCACTTTCCAAAAGCGCACACAACAGTGGCACCAGGGCAAGTCGCTGGAAAAAACGGCCGGGTTCGGCCCGTGGTTAGACACCCAGTGGCAGCCAGGCCCGCAGCTTTCGACTTACCTCAATGGCAAGCTGGTGCAGCAGGCTCCGACCGATGACCTTGTTTTCGACCCAGCGGCGCTCATCGAGTTTATTTCGCACCTCTATCCGCTTGCCCCAGGCGATGTCATCGCCACTGGAACGCCCGATGGGGTGGGCCACGCGCGCAATCCCCAGCGCTACATCCTCAGCGGCGACACAGTGCGCGTCGAGATTGAAGGTTTGGGCCACATCGAAAACACCACACGGGTCTACTAA
- the pth gene encoding aminoacyl-tRNA hydrolase — protein sequence MSDSPVLIVGLGNPGPRYAATRHNAGVFVLDELLELATPTAATLSAHKRTNTEIAELAAGRLHPSRRIVLARTRSYMNVSGGAVKALADYFAVTLGDIYAVYDDMDLNLGEVKLRVGGGDHGHNGLRSVSKSLGSKEYNKMAVGIGRPPGRMNPADYVLKPFSKKETQELPIVAADAAEELLRAISG from the coding sequence GTGTCTGATTCTCCCGTGTTGATTGTTGGGCTGGGAAATCCCGGCCCCCGGTATGCCGCTACCCGCCACAACGCCGGCGTTTTTGTGCTGGATGAGCTGCTTGAGCTTGCCACCCCGACGGCGGCGACACTGTCAGCCCACAAGCGAACCAACACTGAGATCGCTGAGCTGGCGGCTGGGCGCCTGCACCCTTCTCGCCGCATCGTTTTGGCACGCACCCGCTCCTACATGAATGTTTCGGGCGGTGCTGTCAAAGCTTTGGCCGATTATTTCGCTGTGACGCTGGGTGATATATACGCCGTCTACGACGACATGGATCTCAACTTAGGTGAGGTCAAGCTGCGCGTCGGCGGTGGCGACCACGGACACAACGGACTGCGCTCAGTGAGTAAGTCCTTGGGGTCGAAGGAGTACAACAAAATGGCCGTCGGCATCGGCCGACCGCCGGGGCGCATGAACCCCGCAGATTATGTGCTCAAGCCTTTCAGCAAGAAAGAGACGCAGGAGTTGCCCATCGTCGCCGCCGACGCCGCGGAGGAATTGCTGCGCGCGATCTCCGGGTAA
- a CDS encoding nitronate monooxygenase → MDFPDVVAAPMAGGPSTPELVNAVTFGFLALGTCTAEAARAQLAAAQAPFGVNLFYPQPEPSLGDVRRTAARFHADVPQVDVTSGFAAKFALVLDAAPAVVSTTFGCFTQQEISRLHACGSEAWVTVTNEFEAREAARRGADGLIVQGPLAGGHRGTWDQRDTPDERELGDLITAIVRKVDLPLIAAGGVRDAGGVDRLLARGASSVACGSAFLLADEAGTSEQNRQLLKKGGISVSSRAFSGRFARGLETPFVREHPDIPPIYPYLKPMLPDTPYCLVGADFSGLAEGPASDIERALTP, encoded by the coding sequence ATGGATTTTCCTGACGTCGTCGCTGCACCCATGGCTGGTGGGCCCAGTACCCCGGAGTTGGTCAACGCCGTTACCTTCGGTTTCCTCGCGCTTGGAACATGCACCGCCGAGGCTGCTCGCGCGCAACTCGCCGCGGCGCAGGCTCCTTTCGGCGTGAACCTTTTTTATCCACAGCCCGAGCCTTCGCTTGGCGACGTCCGGCGCACCGCCGCCCGTTTCCACGCCGACGTCCCCCAAGTCGACGTAACTAGCGGCTTCGCCGCAAAATTCGCGCTAGTCCTCGACGCCGCCCCGGCGGTGGTTTCCACCACCTTCGGGTGCTTCACGCAACAAGAGATTTCGCGCCTGCACGCCTGCGGCAGCGAAGCTTGGGTCACCGTGACCAACGAGTTCGAAGCGCGTGAGGCCGCCCGCCGCGGCGCGGATGGACTTATAGTGCAAGGCCCGCTCGCTGGCGGGCATCGTGGCACATGGGACCAGCGCGACACCCCGGATGAGCGCGAGCTCGGGGACCTGATCACTGCCATCGTGCGTAAGGTGGATCTTCCGCTGATCGCGGCTGGGGGAGTAAGAGATGCGGGCGGTGTCGACAGGCTGCTTGCCCGCGGGGCGTCAAGCGTCGCGTGTGGTTCAGCGTTCCTGCTGGCAGACGAGGCGGGCACCAGTGAACAAAACCGTCAACTGTTGAAAAAGGGCGGCATCTCCGTGAGCTCGCGCGCCTTCTCGGGCCGTTTTGCCCGCGGGTTGGAAACGCCGTTTGTCCGCGAACACCCCGACATCCCGCCGATCTACCCCTACCTTAAACCCATGCTGCCTGACACCCCGTACTGCCTGGTAGGGGCGGACTTTTCCGGACTTGCAGAAGGGCCCGCCAGCGACATTGAGCGGGCTTTGACCCCTTAG
- a CDS encoding MFS transporter, protein MSTTQMTKERGRVVAATTIGTAIEWYDYFLYAATAGLVFNQLMFAGLGTSTATIVSFLTVGLSFLFRPLGAFLAGHYADKLGRRIVLMVTLFAMGGATTLIGLLPTYATIGIWSPILLIVLRIIQGISAGGEWGSAVLLTVEHAPDNKRGLFGAGPQVGVPAGLLLSSGALAAVNAVAPGDAFLDWGWRIPFIFSAALVVIGLFIRMGVDESPVFDEMAEIKQVEVTNPIGTLLRKFFPLVFMGSLLFAANGTVGYMTTGGYIQNYTTKTLGMDRGEILLAVTVSGFSWMIFTAFAGFISDRIGRRTTFIVGFIIQAVGAFFLFPLVNSGDLGRVYMALIFLTIGLGLTYGQTGATYAEFFPASVRASGASITYALGSILGGAFAPTIAAALYAGTGSTWAITGYLVTASLVGLAAAVCLRERNGIPLGHDYEPVQSSGHFIWQEPWQEHLQRFNVTSQGIGVQEVPAPTPDSTHT, encoded by the coding sequence ATGAGCACTACACAGATGACTAAGGAGCGAGGCAGAGTCGTCGCCGCCACGACCATCGGCACCGCGATCGAGTGGTACGACTACTTCCTCTACGCCGCGACGGCTGGGCTCGTGTTCAACCAACTAATGTTCGCTGGCCTCGGCACGAGCACCGCGACGATCGTCAGCTTTCTCACCGTGGGGCTGTCTTTTCTCTTTCGCCCCTTAGGTGCGTTTCTCGCCGGGCACTATGCGGACAAACTGGGCCGACGCATCGTTTTGATGGTCACGCTTTTCGCCATGGGCGGCGCCACCACCCTCATCGGCCTGCTACCCACCTACGCGACCATCGGCATCTGGTCACCCATCCTGCTGATCGTTTTGCGCATCATCCAGGGTATTTCCGCCGGCGGCGAGTGGGGCTCCGCGGTCCTGCTCACTGTCGAGCACGCTCCCGACAACAAACGCGGCCTCTTTGGCGCCGGACCCCAAGTCGGAGTGCCAGCAGGCCTTTTGCTCTCCTCCGGTGCCTTGGCCGCCGTCAACGCCGTTGCCCCAGGTGACGCCTTCCTCGACTGGGGTTGGCGCATCCCCTTTATCTTCTCCGCAGCCTTGGTGGTCATCGGCTTGTTTATTCGCATGGGCGTCGACGAATCCCCCGTCTTTGACGAGATGGCCGAAATCAAACAGGTGGAGGTGACAAACCCGATTGGCACCCTGCTGCGCAAATTCTTCCCGCTCGTTTTCATGGGCTCACTACTTTTCGCGGCGAACGGCACCGTCGGATACATGACCACCGGCGGCTATATCCAGAACTACACCACCAAAACCCTCGGCATGGATCGCGGCGAAATTCTCCTCGCCGTGACAGTCTCCGGCTTTAGCTGGATGATCTTCACGGCCTTCGCCGGCTTCATCTCCGACCGCATCGGCCGACGCACCACCTTCATCGTGGGATTTATCATCCAGGCAGTCGGCGCCTTCTTCCTTTTCCCGCTGGTCAATTCCGGCGACCTCGGCCGCGTTTACATGGCACTGATCTTCCTCACCATTGGGCTTGGCCTTACCTACGGGCAGACCGGCGCAACCTACGCGGAGTTCTTCCCGGCGTCTGTGCGCGCCTCCGGCGCGTCTATCACATACGCACTCGGATCCATTTTGGGTGGTGCCTTCGCCCCGACAATCGCCGCGGCCCTCTACGCAGGTACGGGTTCAACCTGGGCAATTACCGGCTACCTTGTCACCGCCTCCCTCGTTGGCCTGGCCGCCGCAGTCTGCCTCCGCGAACGCAACGGCATCCCACTCGGCCACGACTATGAGCCGGTGCAGTCCTCGGGCCACTTCATCTGGCAGGAGCCGTGGCAAGAGCACTTGCAGCGCTTCAACGTCACCTCCCAGGGCATCGGAGTCCAGGAGGTTCCTGCACCCACCCCTGATTCGACACACACCTAA
- the hpaE gene encoding 5-carboxymethyl-2-hydroxymuconate semialdehyde dehydrogenase, producing MSYDNSAAKPDNLPEKILHYINGEYVESIDGDEFDVIDPVTNKPYIKAASGKPEDIDRAVASAKDAFDNGPWAKALPRERSRVLHKIADIVESRAETLAAWESFDSGLPITQAKGQAHRAAENFRFFADLIVAQTDDAFKVPGRQINYVNRKPIGVAGLITPWNTPFMLESWKLAPAIATGNSVVLKPAEFTPLSATLWGGIFEEAGLPKGVFNLVNGFGEEGFAGDPLVKHPDVALISFTGESRTGQIIFGNAAPYLKGLSMELGGKSPAVVFSDADLEAAIDATIFGVFSLNGERCTAGSRILVQRSIYDEFVERYAAQAANVKVGLPADPTTEVGALVHPEHYEKVMSYVEIGKTEGRLVAGGGRPEGFEEGNFVQPTVFADVAPEARIFQEEIFGPVVAITPFDTEEEALELANNTAYGLAAYIWTADLKRAHNFAQNVDSGMVWLNSNNVRDLRTPFGGVKASGLGHEGGYRSIDFYTDQQAVHINLGEVHNPVFGKQGK from the coding sequence ATGAGCTACGACAACAGCGCAGCAAAGCCCGACAACCTGCCCGAGAAAATCCTGCACTACATCAACGGCGAGTACGTCGAGTCGATCGACGGCGACGAGTTCGACGTGATCGACCCAGTGACCAACAAACCCTATATCAAGGCCGCCTCCGGCAAACCGGAAGACATTGACCGCGCCGTTGCTTCGGCAAAGGATGCCTTTGACAACGGCCCGTGGGCGAAGGCGTTGCCGCGCGAGCGTTCCCGTGTCCTGCACAAAATCGCGGACATCGTCGAGTCCCGCGCCGAGACGCTCGCCGCCTGGGAGTCTTTCGATTCCGGCCTGCCGATAACCCAGGCTAAAGGTCAGGCCCATCGCGCGGCGGAGAACTTCCGTTTCTTCGCGGACTTGATCGTCGCCCAGACCGACGACGCCTTTAAAGTTCCCGGCCGCCAAATCAACTACGTCAACCGCAAGCCGATCGGCGTAGCTGGCCTGATCACCCCGTGGAACACACCTTTCATGTTGGAGTCTTGGAAGCTGGCCCCGGCGATCGCCACCGGCAACTCAGTTGTGCTCAAGCCGGCTGAGTTCACCCCGCTGTCGGCGACCCTGTGGGGCGGCATCTTTGAGGAGGCTGGGCTGCCGAAGGGCGTGTTCAATCTTGTCAATGGCTTCGGTGAGGAAGGCTTCGCCGGGGATCCTTTGGTCAAGCACCCGGATGTTGCGTTGATTTCTTTCACCGGCGAGTCCCGCACCGGCCAAATCATCTTCGGCAACGCCGCGCCCTACCTCAAAGGCCTGTCGATGGAGCTCGGTGGCAAGTCCCCAGCCGTCGTCTTTTCTGATGCGGATCTTGAGGCGGCTATCGACGCCACCATCTTCGGCGTGTTCTCCCTAAATGGTGAGCGCTGCACGGCCGGCTCGCGCATCTTGGTTCAGCGCTCGATCTACGACGAGTTCGTCGAGCGCTACGCGGCGCAGGCAGCCAACGTGAAGGTTGGCCTGCCCGCAGATCCGACCACGGAGGTCGGTGCGCTGGTGCACCCGGAGCACTACGAAAAGGTCATGAGCTACGTCGAGATCGGCAAAACTGAGGGCCGCCTCGTCGCTGGCGGTGGCCGCCCGGAAGGCTTCGAGGAGGGCAACTTCGTCCAACCCACCGTGTTTGCAGACGTTGCACCTGAGGCGCGCATTTTCCAGGAGGAGATCTTCGGCCCGGTAGTCGCGATCACCCCGTTCGACACTGAGGAAGAAGCGCTGGAATTGGCCAACAACACCGCCTACGGCCTGGCCGCCTACATCTGGACCGCCGATTTGAAGCGCGCCCACAACTTCGCCCAAAACGTCGATTCAGGGATGGTTTGGCTCAACTCCAATAACGTCCGCGACTTACGCACCCCCTTCGGTGGTGTGAAGGCTTCTGGCCTCGGCCATGAGGGTGGCTACCGTTCGATCGACTTCTACACCGATCAGCAGGCCGTCCACATCAACCTCGGTGAGGTCCACAACCCCGTCTTCGGCAAACAAGGCAAGTAA
- a CDS encoding GntR family transcriptional regulator: MAETAVGIKQQSKSARAYDWIRERIRTREYEPGHRLVLSTIAEELDVSVVPVREAIRILEAEGMVTYEHNVGAKVSTLNRQEYAQIMETVAVLEASATALAVPFVTQEDLDEAASINAEMEYLTNTEGSFDAVAFTALNQQFHTCIFRACPNQRLVALVQREWEELDRYRVSTFRYVPGRAAESVREHTQIIDLIRAEASPDYIESVARRHRLATLKTYLDHLAETPATETT, from the coding sequence GTGGCTGAAACCGCAGTAGGCATCAAGCAGCAATCGAAATCGGCCAGGGCCTACGACTGGATCCGGGAGCGGATCCGCACCCGCGAATACGAACCCGGGCACCGGCTAGTGCTCTCCACCATCGCGGAGGAACTCGATGTCAGTGTCGTTCCCGTGCGAGAGGCGATCCGCATTTTGGAAGCCGAGGGCATGGTTACCTACGAGCACAACGTCGGTGCGAAGGTGTCCACCCTCAACCGGCAGGAGTACGCACAGATCATGGAAACAGTCGCTGTGCTGGAGGCTTCTGCCACGGCTTTGGCCGTGCCCTTCGTCACGCAGGAGGACTTAGACGAGGCCGCGTCGATCAACGCGGAGATGGAGTATTTGACCAACACGGAAGGCAGCTTCGACGCGGTGGCCTTCACCGCGCTCAACCAACAGTTCCACACGTGCATTTTCAGGGCGTGCCCGAACCAGCGCCTGGTGGCGCTGGTGCAGCGCGAATGGGAGGAACTAGACCGCTACCGTGTGTCCACCTTCCGCTACGTACCCGGCCGCGCCGCGGAGTCTGTGCGCGAGCACACCCAGATCATCGACCTGATTCGGGCGGAAGCGTCGCCGGACTACATCGAGTCGGTGGCCCGGCGACACCGCCTGGCCACCCTGAAAACCTACCTCGATCACCTCGCGGAAACTCCGGCCACCGAAACGACCTAA
- a CDS encoding FAD-dependent monooxygenase → MHFHNSGYVSRNPLIHDPKGTGIDRPAHLPDTMDVLIVGSGPAGAIAAAQLSMFPHVHTRIVERRDGRLELGQADGIQARSVETFQAFRFANEITEEAYRITEMSFWGPDKNNPDNIVRGARPIDDEGGISEFPHLIVNQARVLDYFLRFAKRGPARIEPDYGFEVTGLRIEQGQEYPVVAQLVHSDGTQREVRAKYVIGCDGARSTVRKSIGRSLKGDQANQAWGVMDVVVDTDFPDWRTKCSIHSKNGSILHIPREGGFLARVYVDLGIVSADDNRKIRETPVEKVIEKANAILHPYSIDVKDVAWSSIYEVGHRLVDGFDECDHDDEDAQPRVFLTGDACHTHSAKAGQGMNVSMQDGFNIAWKLGQVLSGTAPARLLRTYHNERQPAAANLIKFDKEWSTLMATPVEELENPTAVEDYYVAAEEFAAGFLTEYEENLITGDATHQALAAGFPVGRRFKSYPAMRRADANLRHLGHAHLADGRYRIYVFADRAHPADADSKVAKLAEHMHKEDSFFKKYTPADGPGDATFAIQVIYQQYYRDFEITDVSPVFRPRTGSLMVELWDNVWAAHQDGGQDIFDARNISRDGVVVVVRPDQYVGAVVPLENPEALDAYFSQALLPQR, encoded by the coding sequence ATGCACTTCCACAACAGCGGCTACGTCTCGCGCAATCCGCTCATCCACGACCCGAAGGGCACGGGCATCGACCGGCCTGCGCACCTGCCCGACACGATGGATGTGCTGATTGTCGGCAGCGGCCCCGCCGGCGCCATCGCCGCCGCGCAACTATCAATGTTTCCCCATGTTCACACCCGCATTGTCGAACGCCGCGACGGCCGCCTTGAACTCGGCCAGGCTGATGGCATCCAAGCGCGCTCCGTCGAAACTTTCCAGGCCTTCCGCTTTGCCAACGAGATCACGGAGGAAGCCTACCGAATCACCGAAATGAGCTTCTGGGGCCCAGACAAGAACAACCCAGACAACATTGTCCGCGGCGCACGCCCAATCGACGACGAGGGGGGAATCTCGGAGTTTCCGCACCTGATTGTCAACCAGGCCCGGGTGCTCGACTACTTCCTGCGTTTTGCCAAGCGCGGCCCGGCGCGCATCGAACCCGACTACGGCTTTGAGGTCACGGGCCTGCGAATTGAACAGGGGCAGGAGTATCCAGTCGTTGCTCAGCTTGTGCACTCCGACGGAACCCAGCGCGAGGTCCGCGCGAAGTACGTTATCGGCTGCGATGGTGCGCGTTCGACGGTACGCAAATCTATCGGTCGCAGCCTCAAGGGCGATCAGGCTAACCAGGCGTGGGGCGTGATGGACGTGGTGGTGGACACCGACTTCCCGGACTGGCGCACGAAGTGTTCCATCCACTCGAAAAATGGCTCCATCCTTCACATTCCGCGCGAAGGGGGTTTCCTCGCTCGCGTCTACGTCGATCTCGGAATCGTCTCCGCTGATGACAACCGCAAGATCCGCGAGACTCCAGTTGAGAAGGTCATTGAGAAAGCCAACGCGATCCTTCACCCTTATTCCATCGACGTTAAGGACGTGGCGTGGAGCTCGATCTATGAGGTCGGCCACAGGCTTGTCGACGGCTTCGACGAGTGCGACCACGACGACGAAGATGCCCAGCCGCGCGTTTTCCTCACCGGTGATGCCTGCCATACCCACTCCGCGAAGGCTGGTCAGGGCATGAACGTCTCCATGCAAGACGGTTTCAACATTGCGTGGAAGCTCGGCCAGGTTCTCTCCGGCACTGCCCCGGCCAGGTTGCTGCGCACGTATCACAACGAGAGGCAACCGGCGGCGGCGAACCTAATCAAGTTCGACAAGGAATGGTCTACCCTCATGGCCACCCCAGTTGAGGAGTTGGAAAACCCGACGGCTGTTGAGGATTACTACGTCGCAGCCGAGGAATTCGCCGCGGGCTTTCTCACAGAGTACGAGGAAAACCTCATCACCGGCGACGCCACCCACCAAGCATTGGCGGCGGGCTTTCCCGTCGGCCGTCGCTTCAAGTCCTACCCAGCGATGCGCCGCGCGGACGCGAATCTGCGCCACCTTGGCCACGCGCACTTGGCCGACGGCCGCTACCGCATCTACGTTTTTGCCGACCGCGCGCACCCCGCCGACGCGGACTCGAAGGTGGCGAAGCTCGCCGAGCACATGCATAAGGAGGATTCCTTCTTCAAAAAGTACACCCCCGCCGACGGCCCGGGCGACGCCACCTTTGCCATCCAGGTCATTTACCAGCAGTACTACCGCGACTTTGAAATCACCGACGTCTCCCCCGTCTTCCGGCCCCGCACCGGCTCGCTGATGGTGGAACTGTGGGACAATGTTTGGGCAGCTCACCAGGACGGCGGCCAGGACATTTTCGACGCCCGCAACATCAGCCGCGATGGCGTGGTCGTGGTGGTTCGCCCTGATCAGTACGTCGGTGCGGTTGTGCCCCTCGAAAATCCGGAGGCCTTGGATGCGTACTTCTCGCAGGCCCTTCTGCCGCAGCGCTAG